Proteins encoded in a region of the Populus nigra chromosome 3, ddPopNigr1.1, whole genome shotgun sequence genome:
- the LOC133689007 gene encoding transcription factor IBH1-like 1 → MRAPSSVLKQQFLKKWIMGLQVFGSAKQNMSILERKKAIRLSADIALASTRDGRTCWSRALIANASKEDDSKVLVQHLLAPESERLKKASIGLVMDNKRVRCKKILKRSCCIKRVRKGAPQVVLAKSIAKRMVMRRTQVLKSLVPGGEFMDDISLIEETLDYIVSLRAQVDVMRNLAKATEVVNGK, encoded by the coding sequence ATGCGTGCTCCTAGTTCAGTACTCAAGCAACAATTTCTCAAGAAATGGATAATGGGTCTCCAAGTGTTTGGTTCTGCAAAGCAGAACATGAGCATCCTGGAGAGAAAGAAGGCGATAAGGCTATCAGCAGACATTGCTTTAGCTTCTACAAGAGATGGAAGGACTTGTTGGAGTCGTGCACTCATTGCCAATGCTTCAAAAGAAGATGATAGTAAAGTCCTTGTTCAGCACCTCTTAGCTCCTGAGAGTGAGAGGCTAAAGAAGGCGTCTATTGGATTGGTCATGGACAACAAGAGGGTTAGATgcaaaaaaatcttaaagagGAGTTGCTGCATAAAGAGAGTAAGAAAAGGTGCGCCTCAAGTTGTTCTTGCTAAATCAATCGCTAAAAGGATGGTAATGAGAAGAACACAAGTATTGAAGAGTCTTGTGCCTGGAGGGGAATTTATGGATGATATCTCTTTGATTGAAGAAACCCTAGACTACATAGTATCTCTTCGAGCTCAGGTTGATGTAATGAGAAATCTTGCTAAAGCTACAGAAGTAGTCAACGGTAAATAG